The following DNA comes from Quercus robur chromosome 1, dhQueRobu3.1, whole genome shotgun sequence.
AAATTAACATTGATAAATAGGTCCCTTATTCAATGACATTAGACCTAATGAATTGAACTAATTGAAACCTTAGACACAGGTTGTTCATAAGTGTATAAGCAAGTTATACATGTTTTCTAATTGTCATAAGTGTATAAGCAATTGGACCTTatattaaatgcaaaattaacagaaaatcaaataaacttCTTAGTTACTTTGTTGTGAAATTGAAAAGCTTTGTGTTGCACTAcatcaatcttttccttttgtttttcttttgataaatttgattaGGCACGGAGTGAAAGCataaagaacaagaagaaacaAACGCAAGAATGCAACTATATGTGAATTCAAAACGGAAGAACAGTTAAGAAATGGACTTGCCAATCGATGAACCGAAACGCATTGTTGCCAAGATCGCTGATCTATTGCTTCTCTTGTTTTGCGTTTACGTTTGAGAGATAAAGATACCGAGATAGGGTAGAAAGAAAGTTTCATGCGTGAGAGATGGTGAGTGTgtgaataaaatattgtttttagcATATAACTTTCAGCTATAGTGAGATGCTAGAGGGTACGAAACTGTTTATTATGATATGCTAGTCCATCTGGTGTAGACGTAATGAATGTAGGGTAAATGAGGTAGTAGCTCCTTTGGCAAAAATTTTGGACCTGGCAGACCAACACCTCTAGGAATTTCAATAGCAGTAGGGAAAGCCTAGTATGAAATAAACcccaaagaaaacaatttggAAGCCCCCTGATCCGAGCACTTTGAAAACAAACTTTTATGGTGCTGTTTTTGAGGATTTGGGTGCAGCAAGTACTGGTGTAGTGGTTTGCAATTCTCTTGGAGAAGTTAAGGCAGCTCTATCTGAGATCACCCCTTTACCTTCATTAGTAGTTGCTCTGGAAACTCTTGCAACTAGAAGGGCGGTCTACTTTGTTCAAGAACTGGATTTGCAAGGTTCAATTTTTGAAGGCAATTCAGAGTTATCCATCTCGGCTATAAAAAAATCAGTGCTTCCATCACCCATCCTGTAGTCACTTGATTAAAGACATTATGTCTTCAGTTAGTTCCATTCAGAACCATTCTTTCTTTCATATACGTCGACAAGGCAACGCTTTGGCACGTGCTTTAGTTAAGAGAGCAAGATTGTCCTTTTCTATTTTAGTTTAGTTGGAATTTGTTCCTCCGGacatttataagttttatgtatatgatttttCAACAATCAAATAAATTGGCCAgccttcttcttaaaaaaaaaaaaaaaacagtgagCTGCTAGAGATAGCAGCCATGAGTCAAATTATATTAAGTTTAACAACTTTGCTGTAATGTGTGTGTTTAGTGTTTGAGTTGCTAAAATGACGAGTTGCTAAAATGACTAAATAGTTATTTTAGCAACCTTATTGTAAGTGCTCTAAGCAAATAGgaactcatctatatatatataaaatcgaagCCTCTGCTAGcaccacaatttttcacgtcagcacaatatttaaaaaatctaaaaaataaaaaataaaaacattataacacctcaaaaccctagcaaccttacccttAAAACCCTAGCCACCTTACCATtttctcaagttaagaaatataaagtcacagtttctgcaaactcttcctctccaaacgtaaatatcaaattcaaccactttaatttctctttatatttttgaggcttctatagagttatagtgagttatactgattttgttttgtgtgtgtgtgtatagatggtcataatactccgatattccaagaaaagtttgtattttcgttaattgaaggccttagagagataagtgttgcagtttggaacagcaatacaaaagacgatttcattggcagtggaaagtaattactttgtctcatatttttgttttttgaattgattttgtgtgctttttagacccttttggatcaattttgttaattgggtggtttttttttttttttttttttttatttttttatttttttttatagggtccaattggggaatGTTCTTTCAATGGGTTACAACGACCGCACTTGGtatctgtatactaatagtggggggtaagtgctataaattactaacccttttaagtgtataatctatttttaaaattatctataatattttgtcctccgaaaattttatctctttaattttattatattgtgtttcttaagctatagacagattttctttgtttcttattttcaataataaatcattttattgcaataccggtaattgtttgagaaatccaatatgttcatatctctatagaatagagaatagtagaagccaattttattacaactacttaaattgagttgacttaattccgtacaattacaaagtatagcatgaaagataatgaaattaattgttgtaatttttattttctttccatgttttgaatttccatatttttattgttgatgagaaattaaggctcagttacacaatatgtgtaaattcttcagaaggctactttaaatagtaagtcaatgcgtctcttacatttgggtattagttagaattattttcaaatgattgtaccaataaaagtaaatgtataaattttgtttaactatcccgtgcatcgcacggattAGTGACTAGTAtcatataatttcaaatattaaattgtttaattaaaaaaggaaaaggtttTGCTGCATGCTAGCACGCaataaaacttttttcattaaaaaactttctaacctttaataaaaaaaaattaaaaattactataataaaaaaattccaaggaAAATGGATATTTGCCCATAATTTTCAAACTACGTAGTAAAATGcccatattttgaaattatttagtgaaatgtccattttttttaaaacttgattttaacaaaattgagttttgtAGACTTCctcaaaatcgagttccatatatatttttaagtagaaCTTGACATTTGTAATATcgagtttcacttaaattttcacCAGCTCTTGTAGTATCTCAATGCCTTGAATACTTATAACAAGTACCACAACTTGGGTTCAAGAGTTGGTGAGAGAGAGACCAATGAgagtttcacttaaattttcaaaacaaactgtggtaaaatatgcatagaacttGATATTACTAAAGTCGAGTTCCCTCTATAATACAGATATTTTactaaatagttttaaaatatgagcattttactatataatttataaattagggataaatatctattttctccttaaaaaaaaatgtcatccatatttattataataccAAAATAACCATCCCATATCTACGAAATGCTAAAACCTCCCGATTATCCAAGGGCGAAAACAGACATTTGAAGTGAGATTCAGCAAAACCCTagcctttttatatttttgctaACTCTTACTCTCTCGCTTCGCTTCTCTGAAACCCTAGCTTTCACAAAGTAGCAGCCTCATCATCCCGACCCAAAATCCCAATCAACAATGCCGCCGAAGCTCGACCCCTCCCAGGTCGTCGATGTGTACGTCCGAGTCACCGGAGGTGAGGTCGGTGCCGCGAGTTCACTCGCCCCAAAGATCGGTCCGCTAGGTCTCTCGCCGAAGAAGATCGGAGAAGACATAGCGAAGGAGACTGCGAAGGACTGGAAGGGCCTGCGCGTGACGGTGAAGCTGACTGTGCAGAATCGTCAGGCCAAGGTGTCGGTGGTGCCATCGGCGGCGGCTCTGGTCATCAAGGCTCTGAAGGAGCCGGAGCGTGACCGGAAGAAGACGAAGAATATCAAGCACAACGGGAATATCTCCCTCGACGACGTCGTTGAGATCGCCAAGGTTATGCGCCCTAGGTCCATGGCCAAAGACCTCAGTGGCACCGTCAAGGAGATTCTCGGCACGTGCGTCTCTGTGGGCTGCACGGTCGATGGGAAAGACCCTAAGGATTTGCAGCAGGAGATCTCCGATGGTGACGTGGAAGTCCCTCTGGactgagagagatagagagagagacagagagagagagatagaggttcttcttctattttaattttgaaaaaaacaaaatcggatattttgggaattttgtgatatttcaagGTAATTAGATGAATTGGATGgataattatttagttttttcttatGAGGAATTATGCTGTTTGAGtttgatttaatgatttttgtggttaattttgcttttatgagtttgattttatgattgtttggtttgattttattttctgaaTATGAGCTTCTTGGTCACTTTTTGGATCTCAAGAAGGTGTTTGATTGCTGCTTGAAttgaaagaagtttttcatTTAGAATTTTGATGGCTTAAGATTGTGCCGCAttttttgttcatgaatgtCTTTGGCCTTTGCTAGTGAAATGGCATTGTTAGTGAAATGGCATTGTTAGTGTTTAGGAAAATCAAATTCATTGTTAGTGTTTAGGAAAATCAAATTGTGATACAGGGTCGAAGGACTTGAAACATTGTAGTCAATTTCATGTTTCTATCATATTATCCAACCTATTCATTTCAACATCGTGGCTCTAATTTTTGTTGGCATTTCTTGTTGcttcttttcatttcatttggACCATGTTTTGAAACATCTAACAACCTTAAATTGTTTACTGTAACATTGAAACTGCTACATAATAGTGCAGCCACACATAAACATCTGTTGTACTCTCCAAAATCTTATTAAGGCCCTACTTAAGGTGATGTTGTAGGAGGGCCTCGAAGCCGAGTGTCATCTCCTAGGATATTTCTGGTTGCAGTTTGAGTCACtaggtttataatatattagaaTCTATGGTTACTTATAATAAAATTACTCTGGCTGATAGATACATGTGAAGTAACTTTCTGTTTAGTGATACTCAACTCAAATGTTCttcatgtttcttttttgttggaattttcttatttgttcaTGGGAATGTCAATGCAAGATAGGGTGAATGTTCCTAGTCTCTACATGAGTCAGACCAAAATGTATGCAGTGTAATTGTTTTACAGTTAGTGCAATACCATAAGGTTGGTGAGATTGATGATTATTCCTATTGAATGATTGAATGGGAATGTCAATGCAAGATAGGGTGAATGTTCCTAGTCTCTACATGAGTCAGACCAAAATGTATGCAGTGTAATTGTTTTACAGTTAGTGCAATACCATAAGGTTGGTGAGATTGATGATTATTCCTATTGAATGATTGAAACTGATGGCAGGTTAATTGTGATTTGGGATTTATTTTCCCAACCAGATGATAGTGGTAGCTTGTTCTTGAGAAAACTAGAACCCAGTTTTTCGGCTTGCCCACCGCTAAAATACACCAGTAATCTAGGGGTGATAAATCATGTGAAATGGAACTAGGATATTTTGTTTATGCTTACATAGTACTTGGTATATTCATTGTTGGGTCAGCATATGTGAGAAGTGTAGTAAGACTGTAAGAGTCATAGTCCTAGATGGGGCATAAATGGAAGTAGTCGTTAAGTAATGTAGAAGTTTTAGAGAAAGTTCAATTTGTGTAGCTTGCACAGCTGCAGCAGTTTGTATTTATATTAGTAATCTGGAGTTCATAAATTATGGGAAATGGAGTTAGGATACTGTGTTTACCTATATGGTACCCAGGCTTGATAGATATTTGGCCCTTTTCAACCATACCTACCATTAAGGTGTTTGTTTTCTGGGGTCACTTTCTATGGGATGCTTGGATGCTGTAGCAGTTTGTGTTTCGGTTAGTAATCTCGGTGACATACCATGGGAAATGGAGCTAGGATATTGTGTTTATGTATTTACATAGGCTTGATGGATATATGGCCATATTCAAGCTAGTAATCTATGTATCATGAATTGTGatctacataaaaaaaaaaaaaaaaaaaaaaaataaaaaaaaaaaaaaaaacaatctatGCTTTGTGAGGCGTGGCTGATTCTGCCGCCCTTTGAGGTTATGAAATAGcattgtttttatcttttgaagTAGCATCTGAATTTTTGCATCTCTAGGGTCTGATTTTGAATTGCTGTTTTTTCTTTCTGGCGTCAGTTTTTGTGATGGAAAATTGTTTTGATTGCTCCTTTTGCCAGGGTTCGGTTTTCCTGGTTAATATAAACCAGTTAACACTAATTATTGCCTATTATAATCCTATTAACACTAATCACTTCCAACATGCTCATCTCTAGATTAAAGAGGAAGTGGGCTTTAATTTTTGCGGGCATGGTTGATGGAAAGAGTTAAATATGATAAAATCCTTCCCTTTGGTTTTGAATATCCTTCCTTTTTGTATTGAATTTGTTGTTAATGTGTGATTTCATTCCTTGTTTAATATTACAATCATTCTTTGCATTTGACAGATAGCGACGGCTTAATCTTGATGATTCCTTTCCTTGTttaatatcttttccttttcattttctaacAAGGTTGATGCTTAGAATATATCGAAACCATCCAACATTAATAATATAGGTCTGTCTGCAAACCATCAACATATGTAAGTTTTATGTTGCTCGAGAATGCTCAAGTTCATTGAAAAACCAAAGAGCCAAGCCTGAAGCCTGAACATAAAATTGAGTTGGGCGGTTAAGTCTAGCTTGATTTTCATGTAATATGAACAAACCTAATGCTATAATCTGCATTATACAAGATGTAATGACtagaaattaatttatttatttcctatATTTTGGGAATGAAACATTGTGGGCTACTTGCCAAATTCGTCATGATTAGTCTAACTCTAAGGTTTTGTTTCGGAGTTCATAAGAGAATAGAATGGAATAATTATAAGGGAATATAAATGAATGGAATTGAATAGAATATatttaagtaaagaaaaagaaaaagaaaaagaaaaaggaatggaatggaatagaattaaATAACCTTaattgaatgttttaaaataaaataataaaaatgaatggaatgtaagtaatcttatttgggagtaacataaaaggaatgaaattaattcattttatgataatattagtattaaatccctattttaaaataaaatagatgaataaataggggtattttgagagttttagtaaaaaattcattaaatctaactCAATTTCCTTCTATTCCTTTCAATTTCgagaggaatgaaaatttgaggttttaagggaatagagagaaATGAGTGTTCATTCTTATCCATTCCATTTTctctcacttaaactcccaaatgaaagaacaaatttttcatttcctccattaaaactctcaaacaagggaagggaagaatattataaaattattcttttaatttttttccattcaatTCCATTTTCTCCTTCCAAATGAAGGGTAAATGTTTTAAGGAGTCATGAATTCAAGACCCATGGAATGTGTATAATTACTCATTAAGCCCTCATTTGGGAGgatggaatggaaatgaatgaaaaaaattattttagaatattcttcccttctcttatttgggagttttaatggagagaATGGAAAGTCCATTCCCTTATTTGAAAGTTTAATGAAAACTTAGAGAGAGAGTGTacatattaaatgaaaatttagagagagagtcagagagagtacattttagttttttcttttttgggaacCTATTGTGTAATGTTagatacaattttttgtttccacAATAAGTTGTGATTGTTACAACATCAATTTAACATAAGTCTACCAATTAATAGCATTTTTATAATGTCCTAAatcttaataataaaatgtgACATCTATAGTTGTGAAATCAgtgaaaaatgttataataATTGGACTTATTGAAACCTATTAGGATGCTTTTGGAGACTTTACTATACTTAGAACAGAAATTTGGTTAACGAAGTCTCCAGAaagctttcatatatatatatatgaaagcttTCTGGAGACTTCGTTAACCAAATTTCTGTTCTAAGTCTGGATAGGTCCAAGATACCATTTAACGAAATTTAGAATTTGGTTTCCTCTCTTTGCCTTTCCAGTagatttttttagtgaaaaataTTGGCTTTAATATTTTTGGTAAAGGACACCAAAATAAGCCAATTTGGCCCTAGAAGACAATCTCTTTCTCCTCCATTCATTTTTCAGGAAGCTTTGGCCAACCATCCCTTTTCACATACTAAATTCGGTACCCATTGTTGAAggaagttttcagttttttaatgCCCTTCAGTTAAGCTTGACCTATCCGTAATATTCTCTTGGTTATTTCTAAGTTTAGAGCCACTGCCTGCCCTATATAAACAGAGTTATTCATCACCTTTAGCTCAAACCCAACTTTTATCCAAACATaggagaaagagagatcaaATTGAAACCATCCCCATTACACATATTAATGAATTCATCCAAATTTGTTTCAGTCCTAATGGCAAAGCAGCTCGGGTATACAATGAAGCCCTGGATTGAAGTTGCACCATCACTCCTTGATTTCCCATTGAGGCCCTCTAATGCCCCTGCATTGGAGACAATTGTGGAAGAGAGAGCTGAGGAAAACGACGACGATAACAACGATGAATGAGGATAAAATTTGGAACTTCGGCTATGGTTTCGAGTGGACTCGGTTTGTCTATTGAGTAAGCTCTTTTTGGGGTAAGGGTGAGCAGATATATCCagtaataataaagaaaatcaaaagttcAACCGCAATGGAATAGTATGATTTTGAGTGGAAGAGTTATCAAAGATGTTCAACAGTGTGTGctgtttttttttcatcttttggtAAGGCTTATAATATGATTTGTAATACGTTCTGTAACTTCGTGTATATATAATGAGAATCTAGTTATTGTAACATCATGTTCATGAGTTCATCAcatacattttatattttgcttGTACAAATGCCATGTAGAATATCCCAAAAAGTGGATATAGTCCTCGCATTAGGCCCTCGAGAGTCGAGGGTTAGTACTTTAATTCAATTTAGGGAACAAACTTGGTACTGCATTAGGGCCTGAAGGAATCCAAACCCAGGTGTTTGTGTcgagttcttttctcacatgtCATAAGTTAACGAGGGTGGTCAATTGATGGTCTGGGCCTTTAAATGGAGTTGAGTTTAGCACCCCCGTTGCATAATGGGCTTGTGCCCCTCTTCTACTGCAGGAAGAACTTTTGTATATTTTCTATATGATATAATAACAAAGAATGGGTTAGTGATTAATTTTTAGTGGAAGATAAAGCAACATCAATGTACATAGAAGGATGCTCAAATTTACTCAAAGAACTtagtatttttacaaaaaaaaaaaaaaaaaaaaaaaaaaaaaaaaagaaaaaaaaaaggaaagaaaaacccaaagaaaaGCGCTAGCTGCATTTATGTTatactcaaaataaataatttagttaCTATTAAACCTTCTTATAATCTTTAATAAAGCTCAGATTAACCCAGTATATGCTTAATGTAAGACTTATCACACACCCATACTTAATTtgtattcaatcaattaggatatTATAATCTCCCTTACTTAAATTTCTGTCATCCTTGTTAGATCCCACTTTGTGAGGCAATATCTTCAAGCCCACATGGTATTACTAGAGCTGGCTTAATACAAGTTGGGGCCTTagtctaaaaatttaaatacacatttatgtatttaaatatcacttaaataatatttagtttattaataatcaatttaattaatgttttgtactataattatatatatataaatatatatatatatatatatatatatataaaatccaTTATTCTTACTTTTTTATATGACTAGTTCACTTGAGCAATGCTAGaaacattataaattttattacataagccTTACAGACTGACTAATTCATCATCTATTCTTGCCACATCAGTTTGTAAGTATTTTGTAGCAACTTAACATTTTCCATTTACTTAATGGtgatttggttggatttttattaacctataatttattttggaaaaatgctaaatttactaTAAATATTACTACAAAATGCTTACAAGATGATGTGGAAGAGATTGTGATTGATGACACGtcaac
Coding sequences within:
- the LOC126725913 gene encoding 60S ribosomal protein L12, translating into MPPKLDPSQVVDVYVRVTGGEVGAASSLAPKIGPLGLSPKKIGEDIAKETAKDWKGLRVTVKLTVQNRQAKVSVVPSAAALVIKALKEPERDRKKTKNIKHNGNISLDDVVEIAKVMRPRSMAKDLSGTVKEILGTCVSVGCTVDGKDPKDLQQEISDGDVEVPLD